GTTGATTGATCTAAAAAAATTATCCTCCTATGGAGAATCTGGTCCATTCGATCAGATGTTGTTCACGGGAAGGAGGCCCCGTCACGAGTGGCGTCGATAGAGTATTTGCAAAGCTATATGCGCTCCTTGAAGTTGGTTCGCGAATTCAACACAGAAGAGTTTATGAAGGGAGAAATACCATTTTAGGATGTGAGGCCGATGAAGGATGGTAAAACACCTGATCCTATACtacatccccccccccccaccccacacacactCATGTAGCTCTGTTAGTTGATTGATCGTTTTTGCCAGCGGATGGCACTGCAGCGGCAGGAATGACTTAAAGAAGGCCGGATGAAAGTGCGATTTTTGCTGCTCACATGCTTTCTTTTAACTGTAATGATGCATTAGAAGCTGAAATTCATGCACTGATGCAGGGCATGGCCTTGGCAATACAACATTCTAAAGGACCGGTGGTGgtttgttgaaatatattgccttCTCTGAGGTGTCGGCAactgtgataattgtcaaaaactaagaatggtaaaagtgaaatgtcaaattttaTAGCgacataaggaaaattggcaaaatttAGAGTGGCAAAACAAAAAAATTCCCCATTATTGGAATAAATATATTTTACCACGCAAAATAAACATCAAACAGAACAGAGCCACACATTTTGATTCCACAAACTTCAAACCGTTCCCCCGCCGTACATTTCAAAGCCTGACAATTCCTCAAAGCTGCCTACAGAGCGCAACGAACTAGTACTAGCCGTTCTGGGTGCGTCAGACGGCACGAGCGAGCCGGGGCAACGAACCAAGCAGAGTCCCGTATGCCGTACACCTTGACACAGCGCCGAAACAAAACCGACGCAGACGAGACGAGGCACGGGCAGCACAGTTTTGAAACCGAAACCGTCGCCCGCGGACCCGACCGATCCAGCCATCCGCCGCGCGGGCGCGCACAGGCGGCAGCGATGCATATCCCCTACCCGGCCCGGGCCACGCGGAGCGGCTCGTGGTGCGCGGGCGGCAAGGGGGGCCGGGAAGCCGGAATGTGGCAACTGGATGGGCGTCCCGAGCGCGGTCATCGGCGCGGTCTCGTCTCCGTCTCGTGCCTCCACATGCGGACGAGGCAGTGCGGGCCGTTTTGATccccgcgctgctgctgctgcttctgctgctgctgcagaCGGACCACCTGCCCCCCGGCTGACTGCTCCGCTGGATCTTGCGCGGCTCCGCTGGCCCTGCCTCCACCATCCATCAATTTATCCGCTTCTCTTCTCGACTCATCACATCATCTAGGATAGGGGTACTGCTGCTGCTTGCCTGCTTTAACCCGGAGCTACAGGCTGGTCCAGGAAATGACTGTTCGGGTTTCTTTGTGACATGATAAGAGACAAAATACTTATATTTCAAATCAAGACGCCAATTACTACTCCACAGCACTATACTATACTACTGGCGCTGCACGTAAAAAGTGCAATGTCTGCCGGAAATCCCATGTCGAATCTCTCGCGCACATGTTGCACTTTTAACAAAGAGTCCTCTCGCACGAACGAAAATAATAGAGGGGGAAGTGGAACAGTAACCAAAAGTGGTGGCGGAAAGTGCATTATTGCACACTCATCGAAGGCTCAACTCCACGCCATTATTAATCCCTGATTGAGTAGGAGTAGTAGCAACTGTCCAATCAAATCAAACCGAGGAGGGACGGTGCACTGCAGTCCCTCGTTAATTTTACCGAGCCACCTCTCTCCTCTCCGCCTCGCCCGCTTCTCTTTACCTAGCCTTCTCGGGTAAGCTGGCCAGGGCTAGTGGCAGCAGCAGTAGTGGGAGCAGGAGCTGCTTGGCTTGCTGTTTTGCTGGCTTTCACGTCCACCTACGCGGGCGTGAGGCGTGGAATCCAAACAATGGCGCTGGGATCCGCGGATCTATAGGCGAGGCGAGGCGCGGGATGGGATCTGGGAGCAGCAAGGCCGCTTCGCCGCCGGCCGGCGGCGAGGCCAAGGCGCGGAATGGGAAGCCGAGGGGGAGGAGCCTGATGCGCCTGCCCAGCTACTCCTGCTTCCGGGGCTTCACGCCCGAGTGTGACGCTTCTTCTTCgctgccggcgccgccgccgccgctgccgctaggGGTCGAGGTAAACTGGACTGCCGCTtcgttttctcctttttttttgccATTGGTGGAATAGGTTGCTGCCTTTGGTCCAAAATAATACAGGCTGTATTGCCGAATCGGGTCAATGGAAAGCGTTTCAGTATGTAGGATGTGCCTGTTCCTTTGTGGTAGATCCTGCCTTTGTCCGTGATTGATCTGTCTGTCATTTCTAGTCTCGGTTCGGGAGTTTGGCTTCTCCCATTTCCTTCTAGGATTTCTGCAGAGTTGTCGAGCCATTATTCTTTTTATTAATGGGGAGATGATTGTTCAGTGTGCCTCACCAGTAGATTCATAACTTTTTACAATGAGTGAATTCTGCTCAATTATATGTGCCAGAATATATAGTTATTGGAAAATGATTGTGTTCCCTTATGACAAATGTACATGGTTTTTCTTGTTGCGAAATGAGTATAGATGATTTTCTGAATGATTATTGTGTTGAATGTAAGATATGTGTAGTCTTTGGAGTAATCCTGCCTTTTGTAATCAAATGGCACATTCCTGTGTTTGCAGTCAAGCAAGGGAGGGGAGACGCCTTCACTCACTCACATTGGCATATCAGATGAAGATGCTTCATCGGCTCCTAAATCGAATCCAACTGAAGTCAGAACAATTCCTTTGTCAGATACCGACAGAGACCAAGATGATGATGTATTGCAGAATGTCACTGCTACCAGGACCGCAGTCGACGACGACCAATCGCCAAATCCTTCTGACCGGCCGCGTCCATGCTTTGGTGTCAACTTTGGGCTGAGTAGAGCTGTCAGCTTGGGATCATCGGTGGCATGCTCCATTATGTCAACCGGCCTCTCCTCTTCAGCTAATCCTAGTATTGGAAATATGGACCATCCTTCCGATGCGAACATCCCTCAACAAGGTGGTGCATCGACTTCTGGGATTTATTCAAGTCTGGATATGCTAAGAGACAGCGTCACAACGCAAGCTAGAGCGGCTCATCAGGCTAGGAGAAATTTGCTGGAATCTGAAGATGCTAACTTGAGGCATTCGCACAGGAGGATTGGACCCCAGGAACCTTCTGAAGGCAGTGTCAGGTTTAGCCGAACACTTAGTGTTGGAAGACTTCGTGACAGGGTCCTCAGGAGGACTCCATTCTCAGATAGTTTGTTCACCTCTTCACTTTATGATAGACCAGTGTGGACCGCAGGAAATGCCAGCACGAGGCAAGATTCATCTGTGATGCAACGGACTAATTCAGACAGAGGTTCCGAACCGCAACCAGAACCTTCATCAACTAACAGCACATACAACTCTGGCTCTGCAACTCTAAGAGAGGCCAGTAATCGGGATCTTCTTGAGCGCAGATCAGCTTTTCTTGAAAGGAGGAGGAGGATACGATCTCAGGTGGTGTACAGTTCAACTATTTTGATCATTTCTGACTTGCCTGCTTGTATATTTATAGCTTTTGCTTTCTTGGCAGGTCCGAGCTCTCCAAAGGTTGGGCAGCAGGTTCGAAAATTTATCAGGTCATGAGAGATCATGCATTCTATCTGGTCAACATAGAACAGGAAATTGCAACTGCAGGGCAAGCAGTCGACCAGGTAATCCTGATGAAGAATCCGGCACAAGGGCTAGCATATCAAGAATTGTTATGCTAGCAGAAGCACTCTTTGAGGTATGTGCTGCACATTTTTCTAGTTAGTGTTGTTTTCCCTTTTGGAGAAATGCCAACTTACATCCACATGGTTATGCCTCTCGTAGGTCTTGGATGAAATCCACCAACAGTCTGCTGCTTTATCCTCAAGGACATCATTACCTTCAATTGGATCCGTTCCTGCTCCAAAGGAGATCGTCGAGAGTCTTCCTGTCAAGGTGTACAGAAAGCCGTTGAAACATCAAACTGATGAGGCTGCACAGTAAGCCATTAAGCTTGTTTTGAAATTCTTTAATTAATAGAACTCTGTGGTGCACATTTGGGCAGTAACGTAGCTTGCGTGCGCGTGATGGGAAGATAGTATACCTTAAATGTCAATACCCTTGTTCACTTGTGCATAGACATTATTGTTGCTGATAATTCTAAGGACTGCAAGTGAAGCAGAGGCTTGTGTATCCAGTATACAAAAGGATCTAGATCTACTGCCTTTGAACTGTGGCTGCATGCTTAGTTGAGCCATTTGATTACAAAATTAGCCGAGCTATTCGATAAGAAATCAAGTTCTTGGACACAAACATGGGATATTTTAGGTGCTTGAGGACTCCAATTTTCTCATATTCTACAGTCTACCATTCACGATAAAATAGTTCATATGACTGGAAAGACACCTGTGGGCATTTATAATTGAATATTAAGTGCAGGGAAGCAGAATATATATAATTATTAAAAAATGTGCTTTGGACTGTTCAATAGAATGTGCTTTGGACTGTATATAATTATAAAGAATGCATATAACACCCTAAGCAAGATCCTGAGCCTCGGTTGTGCATGTGGATTGTACAGTTGCCATTTAAGCTGCTGGTTCTTTTTCAGTTTTAAGACAGTGGAGTGTTTGGCACTATATGTCCGTTTACCTGTTTGTTAACATTCTTTTTCAGTTTTTTTTATGTTAGTAGATATGTACTGAGTAAATCTAAACAGCAATgtctatttatttattatttattcccATTCCTTCTGCACAATGCAGATGCTACATTTGCCTTGTCGAATATGAAGAGGGAGACTGTGTTCGCATACTTCCATGCAATCATGAGTTTCATCTAACATGTGTAGATAAGTGGCTGAAAGAGATTCACAGGTATTGTTCATGAAACCTACCAATTCAGATCAAGGAAAAGATTGATTCAACATGATATGATAATTTCCTTGGTACGAGAGCTCTATACTATTACTTGACACGCTGTCTAACATGACAATCGGCGTTCTCTGAAGGAAGAGCTGCATACTTGAAAAACTTATTTTCTGGTAAATGATTTTTGGGCAACTTTTGGGGATTTTGTTCGAACTACGAAGTTCAACCATAAACTAAGATGTACGATTCTTTGATGGGTACATTTAAATCTTACTGCCAGTATGACCAGATAATAGAGATGTATTACAGCATTAATATTTGATGATAAAATCGATAAATATCATCCTTATGCTGTGTCGAAGAGGCGGAGACTAGACTTACCGATAGACATTATGGGGTATAGTCACACCTCGCGAGCAGTGAATCTATCTGTATTACAGAATTAAATGTGTTTTCACGTGAATGTTGTGTGATTGAAGGCTGTCTTTGAAATGTTTCATCGCCTAGCAATCAGTGAACTTAAAAAGTAGCTGTGTTTTAAATCTTTCAGAATAATAGAAGTAAATAAGTTTGGGTGCTTACATTTATGCAGTTTGAGTTTTTTAATTCAAAAGATGAGAAGTTTTCTTCCAAACATAACTTAAAATTAATACCGATTCCCCTAACTCGTATTTAAGAGATAACTTGGCTTCTAACTGTTGGGAAATTTCTTCAAAAGTTTGTTCTTCCTGAGTTTCTTTTGTTTCATACAGTAGGCATCAGTTAATTTTTTGCAGTACCCCGTATCAGTATTTATTTCTGTGCTAAGCTGAACCTATGTCATGTATTTGTAGGGTTTGTCCACTCTGTCGTGGTGATGTCTGCCGATCTGATTCGTCGAGCATAGGGAAATTCAGCTGATTCTTTTATCTCTTAAGGATCCAGCTTCTTGCGAGAAAAAATGGAGCTTCGGACACGGTTCTTCGATCCAGCGGAACAGAGCCGGCAGAATGTTGCGGGCGCGATTTGATCTTCACTAGCCTGGTCTGAACAACTCAGGATGCTCCTGTATGTTTTAGCAAATTTGCGTGGCGGTCATCCCATTATAAGCGATGAACTTCCATGCGAATTTGAGATTGTTGTACGGTGGTGTGAAGCCTGTTGATATATTGGTTATATATGGCTTGCGTTTTCATGATGTTTGAAATTAGCGTGATATTGACAATCTCTTCAGATGCTGCGTCACGGGCCTAGATCGAgtcgagagggagagagagatggggaTTAGAGGGGGGAATTGGGGTCTAGGGAGCCAGGCAGAGAGGGTTGGTGGCAAAGATTCAAATAGTTGGCAGGTACTGTAGTTCATTTTCGGTTCACTGATTAAAGTTCAGTCCTGCCCCTTGTACTACTAATCTGATGCAGCGACAGCCACTTGGGCCTATGGGTTCTAGCTCGGCTCTTTCGGCCTAAAGTTATGCTCTATGTGTCTGTCCTTTTTCCGAAGGGTTAATTCAGATGAAGGATGATGCCTACAACATTACTTTATATAGAGTTAAACAATGAAGCTATCTTCTCTGTTTAGTTTTTCATTATTGATTGCATCCATAGATTCTTATGTAGCATGGTGTATTTGCTAATGTCATACCGGGGTTTGTTGGCTACATGCCAATATATGCTTTTTCAAGATGAACTATGAGatattttacaaaaaaatataACAGTACCTATATTGTCTATGCTTGGCCTAAAGGCTATTTTGTTCCATCACCAATTCCGCACTAATTTTCATTAAACATAACAATTCTCTTTTGCCCTTAAAATTCGTCTTCATGTGAAAAGGTAGATAAAAGATTTTTTTTAATTGCCATCAGAAATAAGAAATACTCCctgcgtcccataatataaaacgttattacatccaatatgtgagtatatGAGATgtaataatattttatattatgggacggagggagtagaacatagAGATGTGTCAAATTGTTTATCGTTAGGCTATTGGTTTCTATTGATACTCATCTCAAATATGTCCTTTTATGATTCAAGCAAGATAATCATGAGCCCATAGTTCAGAACATAAGTGGAGAGAGGCCACACATAGGAGTATTTGTTGAGGGTGTTAAATTTGAGAAATTTGTTTTTCGCATCATCTCCCTGATTATCCtggggggtgggggcgggggggggggggggggccttaaGAGGTGACAAAGTATATTTGTACGCTGATTGTTTTCATTTTGGCTTAATTTGTATTGTAGAATGCTAGACACCTTTGACCAATGCACAGAATGATTGTACCAGCCTTCCAAAGGACCATGATGTAAAATGAATGATCTTCAGGGGCAGCGCCCCTGATTCTGTTTTCATTGAAAATGGAACAAGACCGTGATGTAAAATGGGACggcataagagcaactccaacgggcgaACCCAAACGGACGGTGATTTCGTCCGCAttttgtccgtttggatcggccgCCCACTCAGCGTCCGCCCTCTTTCAGATTtgggtcggcagcgcgcccaacgcgTCGACCCATATGTGCCGGCGTGGCTGGCTGGCCGCCCAATATTTACATTGATTTGCATTCAAACATATTATCAAATAACATAGTTTTACCGAATAAAAATATTATAGTTTTACAAGCCGGatacaaataaaaatgtttcacatagttttgcaaatgaataaaagaagatacatctattggttgccaatatgagctcacatatgctcaaccaaattaaTTTGCAgctgcacgtgagtttcccaatcacgcatgtcttcatgaaaactgttcaaatgttgccgctactccatgctcaggcacaacattctcaccctgaaactgaaacccttgatcgtacagacgttccgggcgctcgtcttctacgatcatattgtgcatgatcacacaagcagtcatcaccttccatagtttctgcgtgcttcagatattagcaggataccgaacgatgccccatcgaggttgcaaaacaccaaaggcacgctcgacatccttcctggcactctcttgctcctgggcaaatcttttcctcttctctccgacagggttgggtattgtcttgacaatagtggtccactgaggatagatccCGTCACCCAGGTAGCATCCTTAATTGTAGTTGTgtccgttgacagtaaagttcaccggtgggctgttgccttcggcaagcctagcaaacaccggcgagcgctgaagcacattgatatcattgtgtgatccagccatgccaaagaaagagtgccagatcgagagatcttgagacgccacggcctctaatatgacagtgcaagccctgacatgtcccttatactgcccttgccaagcagaaggacaGTTCTTctactcccagtgcatgcagttaTGCTGCCAAGCATCCTTGGGAAGCCCcttctggcattcatcgccaacaaacaggctgtatcttcagctgtcggctctctcaagtactcagggccaaacacagcaataacagccttgcagaacttatacagggacactaggcatgtagactcactcatacggacgtactcgtcaatgagatcaccgggcactccgtatgcaagcattcggatggcggcagtgcatttctgataagaggagaaaccgatcttgccgacggcatcctctttgcactcgaaatagtcatcatagccgaccaccccctctctaatacggttgaaaagatgcctactcatacggaaacggcggcggaatttttgatgtttgaacaacggatttgttgtatcaaagtagtccttccaacgaaggaaatgcccgctctctcggttgcgattcaacgccagaaggtggcccggaatggagccacgaaacaacggccgctggttgttgaggtggtgatggaccaacacggcagccaatatctcctcctcgtcgtcggagtcgcaaaggaaattatgGGAAAAAAACtcatcggcggagtccattttcgtaccttagcaaactgtcgaacagcttgcgggcgtcgaagaaggagacggACGGCGAGGGGAGTTGCGGCGCAcacggaccagctagctgccctgccgaCGTCCGACGAGTgggccggcgtccgacgagcgtgccggtgaggatctggccggggcggcgaggcggcctcTTGGTCGCGGGCGGCTGTGCGGTTGGGGGGGAGCGGCGGTGGGAAACAGTTTGCTCCCCGACGGCAAGACGACGGTGGCGGGGGGAGTGagcggcgttgctgggcggatgtgaAGGCGGCGGCAGCTGGCAGAGTCGCCGGCAAAAAAGGGCGACGACGTCGGCGACGAAGGAGGCGGGTGAGGGTTGCTGTTGGCTGGGGGGTGGGGAGGCCAATgagccaccgaccagcgggcccggggagAGGAGAAGGCGGGCGTGCACGCGTCAGtcacgtgtccgcgccgacgcaaatccgactaaaaaatgggccgggaatgggtcgcccgcggacgaaaagcggacgcgcgtccgtttgggtcggcgcgttgggccgacttttctgtccgcGTCGACCCAAATGGACAGCGGCGgatgaaatgggtcgccccattggagctGCTCTAAAGTAACTGTTCGATGCTAGGCAGTGCTTACTTTTCATTGTTTGTAAGGATTTTAAAATTGGGACAATTTTTTAGATGTTTAGGGTCGTTTCAGACCTTAGATAAAAAGTGACTACTTCTACCGAAGCATAAACTTCCTTTTCATATTTACCATGACATGTACTGAGACCATCAGTTGATATACAGTAAGCTCGACAAAGGGCTAACAAAAGTTTGATCATGCGACGTTTTACACAAATGTTTTTTTCTTGCCAAACCAACAACAAGCATCTGGATAGGCTCTTTCACGGGTACGGCGTGCCGTCGCGCCACTACCCGCTAGTAGTGCAAATTTCTAGCACAACCTCAAACCCAAGTTCTTACCCTAATTGAATTTaaacctttgtgaaggaagtaccacatACATGAAAATCGTACGGTACAAAGAATCTCTCAAACACACATGCAAAGTCGTAAACATCAAAGATGGCATGCCATTTCACTGTTGCGTTTTTCAAATTCCCATGTTTTAGAAATTCAGGTTCAATTTCACATTTGAAGCTATGAAAAAACCGAATTCAGTAACTAAGAAGCTGATACCTGTGAAAATGTGAAAATTATTGAAAAGGATGTTGAGTTTGTTTTTCGTAGGTCCAAGTAAATAAATCTGAGCTTAAATTTGAAACTTGACATGCTTGTAATGTTACactttatttttttagaaaaaattgCAGAATATTCTGTCTTTATATCTTTTTTTTGAACTTCTGTCTTTCTATCTTTTTTATGATAACTTTCTGTCTTTCTATCTAATCTAATATAAtcgggaaaaagaaaaaaaaagatatatAGAAACACCGAAACACGAACGTGTCCAATCTCATCACACGACAACCCCGAAAACGAACGGCCACGATTGAAGCTTGACAACCAACCAGACTCGACTTGTTCAGGCTTCAGAGTCCAGACCACACCCCTCTTCGGCCCCGTTCCTTTCCTTTCCCACGCCCCCACCAACCCAATCCTCGCGTCGCGTCCCCTAAACCCTAACCCGCCGCGAGGGGAAAGCGCCGgaagccatggcgacggcggcgccggGGCAGCTCAACCTCGACGACTACCCGTCGTGGGGCTCCCGCGGCGTCGACTGCTTCGAGAAGCTCGAGCAGATCGGGGAGGGCACATACGGGTAAGCGCCTATCGTCCCCTCAATCCCAATCCCTCAATCCCGCGAAACGCCTATGCGTCGGTCTGATTCGGCTGCGTCGTCTTTGTTGTTGCCAGGCAAGTGTTCATGGCCAAGGAGACGGAGACCAAGGAGATCGTCGCGCTCAAGAAGATCCGCATGGACAACGAGCGCGAGGGCGTAAGTATCCTTTGTTGCGTCTCTCTATTTTCCTAAATGATGTTCTTGGCTCTGAGGCTTTCTTTTCTCGATTCGACGCAGTTCCCTATCACGGCCATCCGCGAGATCAAAATCCTCAAGAAGCTGCACCACCAGAACGTCATCCAGCTCAAGGAGATCGTCACATCCCCAGGTTCGACTAATCATCCCACGAATCAGAAGAACATCATGTTTGGTTGTTAACCGCCTGCGTCCAGAGGACTAATGGATTGGATTGATTCTTGCAGGGCCGGACAGAGACGAGCAGGGGAAGCAAAGTACGGTTCTTTTTAAGAACGATATTAGTGTTTCTGATTCTTCTCTCAAAAAACTAAAATGAATGGTCCGTTGCCTAGTTTTGCCATTTGACCTGTCGTGTTGTTGTTCCATAGTCGATGGCAACAAGTACAAAGGGAGCATTTACATGGTCTTTGAGTACATGGACCATGACTTGACTGGGTTGGCTGATAAGCCTGGGATGCGCTTCACCATTCCACAGATTAAGGTAAAACCATCCATAAGTGTATGATGATGGTACTGGTTGCTACAAGTGTAGGTCCTGATGTAATGTCATGTACCAGTGCTACATGAAGCAACTCCTCACGGGCCTTCACTATTGCCATATCAATCAAGTTCTGCATCGTGATATTAAAGGTATCTATTGCAGACAATTTGCATGAATTTGGGCGTTATGTTGTGACAGTGACTTCGTTGTTTTTATGCTAATCATGTATCAAAATTTACTCCTGCAGGATCTAACCTCTTGATAGACAACGAGGGTAACTTAAAACTGGCTGATTTTGGCCTAGCAAGATCATTTTCGAGTGATCATAACGCAAACCTCACTAACCGTGTGATCACTCTGTGGTACAGGTATTGCAGTGTTATCCTTTTGTCTTGCAAGTTGTCTAGTGCAGTGTTTGTAATTGGATCTTGCTGACtcttttgttgggttaatgatttcAGACCTCCAGAGTTGCTGCTAGGAAGCACAAAATATGGGCCAGCGGTGGACATGTGGTCGGTGGGTTGTATTTTTGCAGAGCTTCTCAATGGAAAGCCAATACTGCCTGGAAAGAATGAGGTATGGTTTTCTAAAGGTGTTGGACAGATTATTTTTATCAATTGCTGTGATGAGTTTAGTTATTATCATAATTCCTATTAGCTGTCAAATACATAATGTTATGATTATGAAGAGACTTGGAATATCTTTAATTTATTATCAATTGAATATGAATATCGAGAGACTTGGAATATACTTATTATCAATTGAATATCTTTAATTCATTTAGTTCTCAAACCTAAATAGTGTAAGAATCATTTTTATGATTATGAAGAGACTTGGAATATATGTCATGATGTGAAGCTAGAGCATTTAGGTAAAGAGAAACTAGCAGCCATGTGTAACACACCTGGGGAGTACTAGAGATTGTGCTTACTTACTTACTTAcgaagccttttatcccaaacaagttggggtaggctagatatgaaaccctttcacgaggacttcccaggaggtcacccatcctagtactactctcgcccaaatgggtttcatacccaaaagactggctagtttttacgttggctcgccaagcctatcacaacccttagatatgaaaccctttcacgaggacttcccaggaggtcacccatcctagtactactctcgctcaattgggtttcatacctatgggactggctagtttttacgttggctcgccaagcctatcacaaccctcctcctttacccgggcttgggaccggctatgcctagaagacataggcggagttGGAGTACTAGAGATTGTGCAATGTTGCAAAATTATCCTGTTTATCCATATCCATCTGACGGCAACACATCCTACTATTTTTGTACTACTCGGGGAATATCTTCCAGATATTGTACACTGTTGGATATATATCCTACAACAAATCCTACTTGGGTAATATCTAGCCATGTGAAGCTAGACATTTTAACTTGGTTATGGAAGGAAAAACAACTACTATGTTTGTACTCCTGTTATGTGCAAATGTTGCTCTTGTTAGTTCGG
This DNA window, taken from Triticum aestivum cultivar Chinese Spring chromosome 1D, IWGSC CS RefSeq v2.1, whole genome shotgun sequence, encodes the following:
- the LOC123181874 gene encoding E3 ubiquitin-protein ligase RNF6 gives rise to the protein MGSGSSKAASPPAGGEAKARNGKPRGRSLMRLPSYSCFRGFTPECDASSSLPAPPPPLPLGVESSKGGETPSLTHIGISDEDASSAPKSNPTEVRTIPLSDTDRDQDDDVLQNVTATRTAVDDDQSPNPSDRPRPCFGVNFGLSRAVSLGSSVACSIMSTGLSSSANPSIGNMDHPSDANIPQQGGASTSGIYSSLDMLRDSVTTQARAAHQARRNLLESEDANLRHSHRRIGPQEPSEGSVRFSRTLSVGRLRDRVLRRTPFSDSLFTSSLYDRPVWTAGNASTRQDSSVMQRTNSDRGSEPQPEPSSTNSTYNSGSATLREASNRDLLERRSAFLERRRRIRSQVRALQRLGSRFENLSGHERSCILSGQHRTGNCNCRASSRPGNPDEESGTRASISRIVMLAEALFEVLDEIHQQSAALSSRTSLPSIGSVPAPKEIVESLPVKVYRKPLKHQTDEAAQCYICLVEYEEGDCVRILPCNHEFHLTCVDKWLKEIHRVCPLCRGDVCRSDSSSIGKFS